In one Oxyura jamaicensis isolate SHBP4307 breed ruddy duck chromosome 14, BPBGC_Ojam_1.0, whole genome shotgun sequence genomic region, the following are encoded:
- the NPTX2 gene encoding neuronal pentraxin-2 isoform X1 encodes MLPVVAGLLLAVAAGGRGAAGEQESPPGSRFVCTSLPLDAAGAGCPLPPVPMQGGALPPEEELKATVLQLRETVLQQKETIGSQREAIRELTGKLSRCESTDGKPWKKEMGKGKDTMGDLPRDPAQVIDQLSRTMQTLKDRLESLEHQLRANVSYAALPNDLREMLQRRLGDLERQLLTKVAELEDEKSLLHNETSAHRQKTETALNALLERVSELEKGSSAFKSPDEFKVSLPLRTNYLYGKIKKTLPELYAFTVCLWLRSSASPGIGTPFSYAVPGQANEIVLIEWGNNPIELLINDKVAQLPLFISDGKWHHICITWTTRDGMWEAFQDGEKLGTGENLAPWHPIKPGGVLILGQEQDTVGGRFDATQAFVGEMSQFNIWDRVLKAEDIMNIANCSTNMPGNIIPWVDNNVDVFGGATKWPVETCEERLLDL; translated from the exons ATGCTGCCCGTGGTCGCCGGGCTCCTCCTCGCCGTAGCTGCGGGTGGCCGGGGGGCGGCAGGGGAGCAGGAGAGCCCGCCGGGCAGCCGCTTCGTGTGCACCTCGCTGCCGCTGGACGCCGCCGGAGCCGGCTGCCCGCTGCCCCCTGTGCCCATGCAGGGCGGCGCGCTGCCCCCCGAGGAGGAGCTGAAAGCCACGGTGCTGCAGCTGCGGGAGACCGTCCTGCAGCAGAAGGAGACGATCGGAAGCCAGCGGGAGGCCATCCGGGAGCTCACCGGCAAGCTGAGCCGCTGTGAGAGCACCGACGGCAAACCCTGGAAGAAGGAGATGGGCAAGGGCAAGGACACCATGGGCGACCTGCCGAGGGACCCGGCGCAGGTCATCGACCAGCTCAGCCGCACCATGCAGACCCTGAAGGACCGGCTGGAGAGCCTGGAG CACCAACTCCGAGCCAATGTGTCGTATGCAGCACTGCCTAATGATCTTCGAGAGATGCTCCAGCGGAGGCTTGGAGACCTGGAACGCCAGCTCCTGACCAAAGTGGCCGAGCTTGAGGATGAAAAATCTTTGCTTCATAATGAGACATCAGCCCATCGGCAGAAGACAGAGACAGCCTTGAACGCATTGCTAGAAAGAGTGTCTGAATTAGAAAAAG GTAGCAGTGCATTTAAATCACCTGATGAATTCAAAGTGTCCCTTCCTCTTCGCACAAACTACTTGTATGGGAAGATCAAGAAGACTCTGCCAGAGCTGTATGCTTTTACTGTGTGCTTATGGCTGAGGTCAAGTGCTTCTCCTGGAATTGGCACTCCATTCTCATACGCTGTTCCTGGACAGGCTAATGAAATTGTCCTCATAGAGTGGGGGAATAATCCAATTGAACTGCTAATTAATGATAAG gtTGCCCAGCTCCCTCTCTTCATTAGTGATGGAAAATGGCATCATATCTGTATTACGTGGACAACGAGAGATGGAATGTGGGAGGCTTTTCAGGATGGAGAGAAGCTTGGCACTGGGGAGAATCTTGCTCCTTGGCATCCAATCAAACCTGGAGGTGTCTTGATCCTAGGTCAGGAACAG GACACAGTAGGAGGAAGATTTGATGCAACTCAAGCCTTCGTTGGGGAGATGAGCCAATTCAATATATGGGACAGGGTCTTAAAAGCTGAAGACATCATGAATATTGCTAACTGCTCTACCAACATGCCTGGCAACATCATACCCTGGGTTGATAACAACGTTGATGTGTTTGGAGGTGCAACTAAATGGCCTGTGGAGACATGTGAAGAGCGTCTGCTAGATTTATAG
- the NPTX2 gene encoding neuronal pentraxin-2 isoform X2, with product MLPVVAGLLLAVAAGGRGAAGEQESPPGSRFVCTSLPLDAAGAGCPLPPVPMQGGALPPEEELKATVLQLRETVLQQKETIGSQREAIRELTGKLSRCESTDGKPWKKEMGKGKDTMGDLPRDPAQVIDQLSRTMQTLKDRLESLEHQLRANVSYAALPNDLREMLQRRLGDLERQLLTKVAELEDEKSLLHNETSAHRQKTETALNALLERVSELEKGSSAFKSPDEFKVSLPLRTNYLYGKIKKTLPELYAFTVCLWLRSSASPGIGTPFSYAVPGQANEIVLIEWGNNPIELLINDKVAQLPLFISDGKWHHICITWTTRDGMWEAFQDGEKLGTGENLAPWHPIKPGGVLILGQEQDSQVHNWARQ from the exons ATGCTGCCCGTGGTCGCCGGGCTCCTCCTCGCCGTAGCTGCGGGTGGCCGGGGGGCGGCAGGGGAGCAGGAGAGCCCGCCGGGCAGCCGCTTCGTGTGCACCTCGCTGCCGCTGGACGCCGCCGGAGCCGGCTGCCCGCTGCCCCCTGTGCCCATGCAGGGCGGCGCGCTGCCCCCCGAGGAGGAGCTGAAAGCCACGGTGCTGCAGCTGCGGGAGACCGTCCTGCAGCAGAAGGAGACGATCGGAAGCCAGCGGGAGGCCATCCGGGAGCTCACCGGCAAGCTGAGCCGCTGTGAGAGCACCGACGGCAAACCCTGGAAGAAGGAGATGGGCAAGGGCAAGGACACCATGGGCGACCTGCCGAGGGACCCGGCGCAGGTCATCGACCAGCTCAGCCGCACCATGCAGACCCTGAAGGACCGGCTGGAGAGCCTGGAG CACCAACTCCGAGCCAATGTGTCGTATGCAGCACTGCCTAATGATCTTCGAGAGATGCTCCAGCGGAGGCTTGGAGACCTGGAACGCCAGCTCCTGACCAAAGTGGCCGAGCTTGAGGATGAAAAATCTTTGCTTCATAATGAGACATCAGCCCATCGGCAGAAGACAGAGACAGCCTTGAACGCATTGCTAGAAAGAGTGTCTGAATTAGAAAAAG GTAGCAGTGCATTTAAATCACCTGATGAATTCAAAGTGTCCCTTCCTCTTCGCACAAACTACTTGTATGGGAAGATCAAGAAGACTCTGCCAGAGCTGTATGCTTTTACTGTGTGCTTATGGCTGAGGTCAAGTGCTTCTCCTGGAATTGGCACTCCATTCTCATACGCTGTTCCTGGACAGGCTAATGAAATTGTCCTCATAGAGTGGGGGAATAATCCAATTGAACTGCTAATTAATGATAAG gtTGCCCAGCTCCCTCTCTTCATTAGTGATGGAAAATGGCATCATATCTGTATTACGTGGACAACGAGAGATGGAATGTGGGAGGCTTTTCAGGATGGAGAGAAGCTTGGCACTGGGGAGAATCTTGCTCCTTGGCATCCAATCAAACCTGGAGGTGTCTTGATCCTAGGTCAGGAACAG GATTCCCAGGTTCACAACTGGGCAAGGCaatga